One Brevibacillus choshinensis genomic window carries:
- the modA gene encoding molybdate ABC transporter substrate-binding protein, whose translation MKKQLFALCTSVALLLSACSGTPSQSDKPAPAVQTDKAEIMVSAAASLTDALNELKTTFETDHPGIVVTYNFGSSGKLAQQIGQGAPSDVFLSASAKDMNVLEEKQLIAKDTRQDFTKNELVLITGANSSVKIDSFEKLTDPALQHIAVGEPEAVPAGRYAKEVMDALKITDSLQGRLVYGSDVRQVLTFVESGNADVGIVYASDAAISKNVKVLATAKSEWHKPIVYPGAVVAASTHADAAKAFLSYLTSDKGKAILQKYGFQ comes from the coding sequence ATGAAAAAGCAATTATTCGCATTATGTACGTCCGTTGCCTTGCTGCTCAGCGCGTGCTCCGGAACCCCATCGCAATCGGACAAGCCTGCCCCTGCAGTTCAAACCGATAAGGCAGAAATCATGGTATCCGCTGCCGCCAGCCTGACAGATGCACTCAACGAATTAAAAACGACTTTCGAAACGGATCATCCCGGCATCGTCGTTACCTATAACTTTGGAAGCTCCGGAAAACTGGCGCAGCAAATCGGGCAAGGCGCTCCATCCGACGTCTTTTTATCAGCGAGCGCGAAAGACATGAACGTCTTGGAGGAAAAACAGCTGATCGCAAAGGATACTCGCCAGGATTTCACCAAGAATGAGCTTGTCCTGATCACCGGTGCGAATAGCTCTGTCAAAATCGACAGCTTTGAAAAGCTGACCGACCCCGCCCTTCAGCATATCGCAGTCGGAGAGCCGGAAGCAGTGCCAGCTGGCCGCTATGCCAAAGAGGTGATGGATGCCTTGAAAATCACTGACAGCCTCCAAGGTAGACTGGTGTACGGCAGCGATGTGAGACAAGTATTGACCTTTGTCGAGTCAGGTAACGCGGATGTCGGCATCGTCTATGCAAGTGACGCTGCCATCTCCAAAAACGTGAAAGTGCTGGCCACTGCAAAATCCGAATGGCACAAGCCGATTGTGTACCCAGGTGCCGTTGTCGCTGCCTCCACTCACGCAGACGCTGCAAAAGCTTTCCTTTCCTACTTGACATCCGACAAAGGAAAGGCGATCTTACAAAAGTACGGTTTCCAATAA
- a CDS encoding helix-turn-helix transcriptional regulator, which yields MSQENSYTTEEIAKLLRISKLTVYDLIKKGELPAYRVGRQMRVDASDLEAYKIKAKGGYKLQPPAASAPQSAAKEPGIARDIIISGQDVSLDMLASHLRTREDYRPLRSYVGSMNSLIAMYAGQADIVSTHLYDGDTGEYNLSHVRSILSGHRYMVVNLLSRWAGFYVQAGNPRGIRSWEDLQRPGVRMVNREKGSGARTLIEEQFRLHGIKGCDVAGYEREEGNHLAVAGAVARKEADVGIGIEKAARMVGVEFLPLIRERYDLVLLKNETNEKLIAHVLDILRSDPFRKELEAIGGYELTHTGTIMYETW from the coding sequence ATGAGCCAAGAAAATTCTTACACGACAGAAGAAATCGCCAAGCTGCTGCGTATCTCTAAGCTGACCGTGTACGATTTGATTAAAAAAGGGGAGCTTCCTGCGTACCGGGTCGGCAGACAGATGCGCGTGGATGCCTCAGACCTGGAAGCGTATAAAATCAAGGCAAAAGGCGGGTACAAGCTCCAGCCACCAGCGGCGTCCGCACCTCAATCCGCAGCCAAAGAGCCCGGCATTGCTCGGGATATTATCATCAGCGGTCAGGATGTAAGTCTGGATATGCTGGCGAGTCACTTGCGCACCAGGGAAGATTATCGTCCTCTCCGTTCGTATGTAGGAAGTATGAACAGCCTGATCGCCATGTACGCTGGTCAGGCGGATATTGTCAGTACGCACTTGTATGATGGGGACACAGGTGAGTACAACCTCTCGCATGTCAGGAGCATATTGTCCGGACATCGGTACATGGTCGTCAATTTGCTGTCGCGTTGGGCGGGCTTTTATGTACAGGCGGGCAATCCCCGCGGTATCCGTTCGTGGGAGGATCTGCAAAGGCCGGGAGTGCGCATGGTTAATCGGGAGAAGGGCTCTGGGGCACGCACGCTGATCGAGGAACAGTTTCGCCTGCATGGGATAAAAGGCTGCGATGTTGCAGGGTACGAACGCGAAGAAGGCAACCATCTCGCGGTTGCAGGTGCTGTTGCGCGCAAGGAAGCGGATGTAGGGATCGGCATTGAAAAAGCAGCGCGCATGGTAGGAGTCGAATTTCTTCCCTTGATTCGGGAGCGCTACGATCTTGTCCTTTTGAAAAACGAAACCAATGAAAAGCTGATCGCTCATGTGCTGGATATTTTGCGATCAGATCCCTTTCGCAAGGAGCTGGAAGCAATCGGAGGCTACGAGCTCACCCATACCGGCACAATCATGTATGAGACGTGGTAG
- a CDS encoding stalk domain-containing protein, whose amino-acid sequence MKKLQKTSLLVCITILVLFGSAGVIAYWPAISQMLESAMSSSSDTAQIGADPFSYDPPVPSYVRDLHPKYSIQAELHTSDAKISGKMTIEFDNPKSKDLRLYIYDYLWNRMTVKSIRYKDKPLSFERSTSMVTMANPFGSEVRGAVSVEFENPVPRRGTRFGVKDDIWTLTTWYPMLGSQNQAGKWYDPPLRIDYGDPFVYHYADYDVSFISPQGYNWVSSWGRGVSTPLDGSRQQVRYQGKKLLNFALVGSPLYHVETVKLGQNLSVDIASVDKGNVERIKTIAQSVFPTYADWYGELPYPHVSIAETSTGTTYAMEYANLAIFKRDMYQRNLIDHWLPHEIAHLWWYNSVATLEASHGWLDEGLVEISVSHYLQNRYGAQSATGLLDEYRRDGQRLRERYPTGKLEKPLQQFATEEEFHWTWYSRGALLFDNLRRQIGDDAYKRFLHRVQQNYHGSVIGAEHLDQALGQTLRGEAVYFRTYTKVPNTTAFGPVQLEPYVTTIVNGMSYYPQIPARITNQTGYIPLREIGERMGLAIEWSKEKQMIKVQGNGREVYLKEGEPTAIVDGQKLDLGKPVLSIKERTMVPMTFFKQAIGYETEYDAQQRTVKMVTRKATGKAAE is encoded by the coding sequence ATGAAGAAACTTCAAAAAACGAGTTTGTTGGTTTGTATTACGATTCTGGTGTTGTTTGGATCAGCAGGGGTAATCGCCTATTGGCCAGCCATTTCCCAGATGCTGGAGTCGGCTATGAGCTCTTCATCCGATACCGCACAGATCGGGGCAGATCCTTTTTCCTACGATCCGCCAGTTCCATCCTATGTACGGGATCTGCATCCCAAATATTCGATCCAGGCAGAATTACACACGTCTGACGCGAAGATTTCCGGAAAAATGACCATCGAGTTTGACAATCCGAAATCCAAGGATTTGCGCTTGTACATCTATGATTATTTATGGAATCGGATGACGGTCAAATCCATTCGATATAAAGACAAGCCGCTATCGTTCGAACGCAGCACTTCCATGGTGACGATGGCCAATCCATTCGGCTCGGAAGTGAGGGGAGCGGTCTCGGTTGAATTTGAAAATCCGGTTCCGCGCAGGGGGACACGTTTTGGGGTCAAGGATGACATCTGGACGCTGACGACCTGGTACCCAATGCTGGGATCGCAAAATCAGGCAGGCAAGTGGTACGACCCTCCACTGCGCATCGATTACGGTGATCCGTTCGTGTATCACTATGCCGACTACGATGTCTCCTTCATTTCTCCCCAAGGCTACAACTGGGTCAGCTCATGGGGGCGTGGGGTCAGCACGCCGCTTGATGGAAGCAGGCAGCAGGTCCGTTATCAAGGTAAAAAGCTGCTGAATTTTGCGTTGGTGGGAAGCCCGCTGTACCATGTAGAGACCGTAAAGCTGGGTCAAAATCTTTCCGTCGACATCGCTTCTGTGGACAAGGGAAACGTGGAACGAATCAAAACCATTGCCCAATCGGTGTTTCCGACGTACGCGGATTGGTATGGGGAGCTTCCTTATCCGCATGTCTCCATCGCGGAGACGAGTACAGGAACGACCTATGCGATGGAATATGCGAACCTAGCCATTTTCAAGCGGGACATGTACCAGCGAAACCTGATCGATCACTGGCTTCCCCATGAAATTGCCCACTTATGGTGGTACAACAGTGTAGCCACACTGGAGGCTTCCCATGGCTGGCTGGATGAAGGCTTGGTGGAAATCAGCGTGTCCCATTATTTGCAAAACCGCTACGGAGCGCAGTCTGCTACAGGATTGCTGGATGAATACAGACGGGACGGCCAGCGCTTGCGTGAGCGTTATCCGACGGGCAAGCTGGAAAAGCCTTTGCAGCAGTTTGCTACAGAAGAAGAATTTCATTGGACCTGGTACTCGCGGGGCGCACTGCTGTTTGACAATTTGCGCCGCCAGATCGGTGATGATGCGTACAAGCGCTTTTTGCACAGAGTCCAGCAAAATTATCACGGAAGTGTGATCGGAGCGGAGCATCTCGATCAGGCTCTGGGACAGACGCTGAGGGGAGAAGCCGTCTATTTCCGGACATACACCAAAGTGCCGAATACGACTGCTTTTGGTCCGGTGCAGCTTGAGCCTTATGTGACGACAATCGTCAACGGGATGAGTTATTACCCGCAAATCCCTGCACGTATCACCAATCAAACCGGGTACATCCCTTTGCGTGAGATTGGAGAGCGGATGGGACTAGCCATCGAGTGGTCCAAAGAAAAACAGATGATCAAAGTGCAGGGGAACGGACGAGAGGTGTACCTAAAGGAAGGAGAGCCTACCGCGATCGTGGATGGCCAAAAACTGGACTTGGGCAAGCCGGTCCTTTCGATAAAAGAACGCACGATGGTGCCGATGACCTTTTTTAAACAAGCCATCGGCTATGAGACAGAATATGACGCGCAGCAGCGAACGGTGAAAATGGTGACGCGCAAGGCGACGGGAAAGGCGGCAGAGTAA
- a CDS encoding shikimate kinase → MKNVVLVGFMGTGKTTVGAALSKALGIVQKDLDEVIVEKEGCSIPTLFAERGEAYFRDAESKYLDELLDAGPQILTTGGGVVLRQRNVSAMLQKGTVVALFASEEELIKRLENDTGRPLLAGGVAERVRTLLKERAGAYDFAPIQIDTTEKELQAIVAEITSRLTESGENGED, encoded by the coding sequence ATGAAGAACGTGGTACTGGTAGGTTTTATGGGGACGGGCAAGACGACGGTAGGGGCAGCGCTGTCTAAAGCATTGGGCATCGTCCAAAAGGATCTGGATGAAGTGATCGTGGAAAAAGAAGGCTGCAGCATTCCCACGTTGTTTGCAGAGCGGGGCGAGGCGTATTTTCGCGATGCGGAGAGTAAATACTTGGATGAATTGCTTGATGCAGGCCCGCAGATACTGACGACTGGCGGCGGGGTTGTGCTGAGGCAGCGAAATGTATCTGCCATGCTCCAAAAGGGGACCGTGGTGGCGCTTTTCGCTTCCGAAGAAGAGCTGATCAAACGCCTTGAAAACGATACGGGCCGTCCGCTGCTGGCTGGCGGAGTGGCAGAGCGGGTGCGAACGCTTTTGAAAGAGCGGGCTGGCGCCTACGATTTTGCTCCGATTCAAATCGATACGACTGAAAAAGAGCTGCAGGCGATCGTCGCAGAAATCACCTCCCGACTGACTGAATCCGGCGAAAACGGGGAAGACTAG
- a CDS encoding YqzE family protein: MSFQEYLKYLTRLFVQYMETPKDERRQRKMPRESWSSRWFGAIPMSIRLLWRK; the protein is encoded by the coding sequence ATGTCTTTTCAGGAGTATTTAAAGTATCTGACCAGATTGTTTGTCCAGTATATGGAGACCCCGAAAGACGAACGGCGTCAGCGGAAGATGCCGCGGGAATCCTGGTCGTCCCGTTGGTTTGGGGCGATTCCCATGTCGATTCGGCTGTTATGGCGCAAGTAA
- a CDS encoding YkuS family protein, which produces MARVAVEQSLSQISKMLRDNGYDVVDLGNWQQVVDAVVITGQDINVLGDQSKTSTGAPIINAEGMTASEVFHAVHVRLSPTEHR; this is translated from the coding sequence ATGGCGAGAGTCGCAGTAGAACAATCTCTATCCCAAATCAGCAAGATGCTGCGGGATAATGGCTATGATGTCGTAGACTTGGGCAACTGGCAGCAAGTGGTCGACGCTGTCGTCATCACGGGGCAAGATATCAACGTACTCGGCGATCAAAGCAAGACCAGTACGGGTGCGCCCATCATCAATGCTGAGGGGATGACGGCGAGCGAAGTTTTCCATGCCGTTCACGTTCGCCTATCGCCCACTGAACACCGATAA
- a CDS encoding YqhG family protein, which produces MQEQQVRQFVERYLASFSAHIVETHPDYLTVKLPVEVDKDIGNRPFYWSWVEKMNIAYQPLMLTFAFHPDRMPEGLRAEYLHLGAARMQQIFESTKKHGRFLCMYEQKPASPSPSRRSTPLVPWLGLNLKVSLLCDKKRDILLYLGINMHDPRIVQDFTSFLFRLPLSPTIPDYFYTMDRRITVEQALAMAEQEVNAVLEQEDQNWAAEARSRLQEELEILAAYYEELARREPESAEKHSDDEEAEADCAEAAQAEEQPLSVPDTPPYAAGQAYVEQPQSFDEFRSSGGRILDFLRANGIQTTPREEINQKEWRKSTPDEERQRRMDELRWQHEPRIEVQFINGGLFYLSSAPPLLSTSQSKKAAKSPVSGRIL; this is translated from the coding sequence ATGCAAGAGCAACAAGTGCGGCAATTTGTGGAGCGCTACCTCGCCTCCTTTTCTGCCCATATCGTCGAAACTCATCCTGACTACTTGACGGTCAAGCTTCCTGTCGAGGTCGACAAGGATATCGGCAATCGTCCGTTTTATTGGAGCTGGGTAGAAAAAATGAATATCGCCTACCAGCCTCTGATGCTGACGTTCGCTTTTCATCCGGATCGTATGCCAGAAGGACTGCGAGCAGAATATCTGCATTTGGGAGCAGCACGCATGCAGCAGATCTTTGAATCGACCAAAAAGCACGGCCGCTTTCTCTGTATGTACGAGCAAAAACCAGCATCGCCCAGTCCGTCTCGGCGCTCTACCCCCCTCGTGCCTTGGCTTGGACTCAATTTGAAAGTCTCGCTCCTCTGTGACAAGAAGCGGGACATTTTGCTCTACTTGGGGATCAACATGCACGACCCGCGAATCGTTCAGGATTTTACATCCTTCTTGTTCCGGCTCCCGCTCAGCCCGACCATTCCCGATTACTTCTACACCATGGACCGGAGAATCACCGTAGAGCAGGCTCTGGCCATGGCGGAGCAGGAAGTGAATGCTGTTTTGGAGCAAGAAGATCAGAACTGGGCTGCTGAAGCGAGGTCCCGTCTGCAGGAAGAGCTCGAAATTCTAGCCGCCTATTATGAGGAGCTCGCTCGGCGCGAACCTGAGTCTGCCGAGAAACATTCTGATGACGAAGAGGCAGAAGCGGACTGTGCAGAGGCGGCGCAAGCAGAGGAACAACCGTTGTCCGTGCCAGACACGCCCCCTTATGCTGCTGGCCAGGCGTATGTCGAACAGCCGCAGTCCTTTGACGAATTTCGGTCTTCTGGCGGAAGAATCCTCGACTTTTTACGTGCAAACGGGATCCAGACGACACCAAGGGAAGAAATCAATCAGAAGGAATGGCGAAAAAGCACGCCAGATGAGGAGCGACAGCGCCGAATGGATGAGCTCAGATGGCAGCATGAACCGAGGATTGAAGTACAGTTTATCAACGGAGGACTGTTTTATCTGTCGTCAGCACCTCCTCTCTTATCGACTTCACAATCAAAAAAGGCAGCCAAATCCCCCGTTTCGGGACGAATTCTGTAA
- a CDS encoding DEAD/DEAH box helicase: protein MPNIPITFDTNWLDPLTERMQQDGPWDKWELFKLALEAEEAMAVREFDQLQSLKYLPLLSPFPHQLQTAERVLLDMRGRAILADEVGLGKTIEAGLIMKEYMVRGLAKKILVLVPASLVIQWTKELHQKFGIAAVAQKKEYMWRQHDVVVASIDTAKRDPHRRHVLDIEYDMLIIDEAHKLKNKRTRNYQFVKEIRKKYCLLLTATPIQNEMDELYNLINLLKPGHLGHNAAFSSNYVEGKRQSKNSEKLREEIEKVMIRNKRSDGGIQFTSRRVQSVPIELSPEEMALYDGVTRFVREQYHTGITGVGGFNSLALITLQREVCSSKEAAFMTLHNMHQRLEENSPMRQQIVELVEMIKRIDTHSKAAKTVELIQRINDKVIIFTEYRATQNYLQKYLHDHGITSVPFRGGFKRSKKDWMTDLFQNRAQVLIATEAGGEGINLQFCNQVINYDMPWNPMRVEQRIGRVHRLGQKRDVHIHNLSTVGTIEEHILNLLYEKIDLFEMVIGELDDIVERLNLGSSLEENLIQIIMDSRSSREMALKLDNMGHAIRAIRQTTARSDSTLSEAADQ, encoded by the coding sequence ATGCCGAATATTCCTATTACCTTTGACACCAACTGGCTCGATCCGCTGACGGAACGCATGCAACAAGACGGACCCTGGGACAAATGGGAGCTTTTCAAGCTGGCACTCGAAGCAGAAGAAGCGATGGCGGTCCGTGAGTTTGACCAGCTGCAGTCGTTGAAGTACTTGCCACTGCTGTCACCCTTTCCGCATCAGCTGCAAACAGCCGAACGCGTCTTGCTCGACATGCGCGGCCGTGCGATTCTCGCTGACGAGGTGGGCTTGGGGAAAACGATAGAAGCCGGACTCATCATGAAAGAGTACATGGTGCGTGGATTGGCCAAAAAGATCCTCGTGCTGGTCCCCGCTTCTCTCGTCATCCAATGGACGAAGGAATTGCATCAAAAATTCGGGATCGCAGCTGTCGCACAGAAAAAGGAGTACATGTGGCGCCAGCACGATGTCGTGGTTGCCTCCATCGATACCGCCAAACGCGACCCCCATCGGCGTCACGTACTCGATATTGAGTACGACATGCTCATCATCGACGAGGCGCACAAGCTCAAGAACAAGCGGACCCGCAACTACCAATTTGTCAAGGAGATCCGCAAGAAATACTGCCTGCTGCTGACTGCCACCCCGATTCAGAATGAAATGGACGAGCTGTACAATCTCATCAACCTGCTAAAGCCAGGGCATCTCGGGCACAATGCTGCCTTCTCTTCGAATTACGTGGAGGGAAAGCGGCAGTCCAAAAACAGCGAGAAGCTGCGGGAAGAGATCGAGAAAGTCATGATCCGCAACAAACGCAGCGACGGCGGCATTCAATTCACCAGTCGGCGCGTCCAGTCCGTTCCTATCGAGCTCTCTCCCGAAGAGATGGCGCTGTACGACGGCGTGACACGCTTTGTGCGTGAGCAGTACCACACCGGCATCACAGGTGTCGGCGGGTTTAACTCGCTGGCGCTGATCACACTGCAGCGCGAGGTTTGTTCGAGTAAGGAAGCGGCATTTATGACTCTCCACAATATGCATCAGCGCTTGGAAGAGAACTCTCCGATGCGGCAGCAAATCGTGGAGCTGGTCGAGATGATCAAGCGAATCGACACTCATTCCAAAGCCGCCAAAACCGTGGAATTGATTCAAAGGATCAACGATAAGGTCATTATCTTCACCGAGTACCGCGCCACCCAGAACTATTTGCAAAAATACCTGCACGATCACGGGATCACATCCGTTCCGTTTCGCGGCGGCTTTAAACGCAGTAAAAAGGACTGGATGACGGACCTGTTCCAAAATCGCGCACAAGTGCTGATCGCAACGGAAGCTGGCGGCGAAGGGATCAACCTGCAGTTTTGCAACCAGGTCATCAACTACGATATGCCCTGGAATCCCATGCGTGTCGAGCAGCGGATCGGACGTGTGCACCGCCTCGGTCAAAAACGGGACGTCCACATTCACAACCTCTCGACGGTGGGGACGATCGAGGAGCATATCCTCAATCTGCTCTATGAAAAAATCGATCTGTTTGAAATGGTCATTGGAGAGCTGGACGACATCGTCGAGCGGCTGAATCTGGGTAGCTCTCTCGAGGAAAATCTGATCCAGATTATCATGGATTCCCGTTCCTCCAGAGAAATGGCTCTCAAGCTGGACAATATGGGTCATGCTATACGGGCCATCCGGCAGACTACGGCTCGGAGTGATTCGACCTTATCCGAAGCAGCCGATCAATAA
- the gcvT gene encoding glycine cleavage system aminomethyltransferase GcvT yields MSTLKRTPLFDSYAKYGGKTIDFGGWELPVQFSSIGLEHEAVRTKAGLFDVSHMGEVDVRGENALAYLQRVTTNDVSKLAAGQAQYSVLCYPDGGTVDDLLVYKYADDHYLLVINAGNIDKDYAWLSEHLIEGVTIENISPQTAQLAIQGPAAEGILQKLTDTDLSQIGVFRFQSDVLVDGVPALVSRTGYTGEDGFELYLAADQAVKLWDTLLAVGAEDGLVPCGLGARDTLRFEAKLPLYGQELSQTITPIEAGIGFAVKVDKEVPFIGQEVLKAQKENGAPRKLVGIEMIDRGIPRTHYPVYVGEELIGEVTTGTQSPTLKKNVGLALIKSEHAAVGTTLEVEIRGKRLKAEVVAAPFYKRPKN; encoded by the coding sequence ATGTCCACATTGAAAAGAACACCGCTGTTTGATTCTTATGCAAAGTACGGTGGCAAAACCATTGACTTTGGTGGCTGGGAGCTGCCTGTTCAGTTTTCCAGTATCGGCCTGGAGCACGAGGCAGTGCGTACCAAAGCCGGACTGTTTGACGTTTCCCACATGGGAGAGGTGGATGTAAGAGGAGAAAACGCACTCGCTTATCTCCAGCGCGTCACTACTAATGACGTATCCAAACTGGCGGCAGGTCAGGCGCAGTACAGCGTGCTCTGCTATCCGGATGGAGGCACCGTCGACGATCTCTTGGTGTATAAATACGCAGATGACCATTACCTCTTGGTCATCAATGCAGGCAATATCGATAAGGACTACGCATGGCTTTCTGAGCATCTCATCGAGGGCGTAACGATTGAAAACATCTCGCCGCAAACAGCGCAGCTCGCCATTCAAGGTCCTGCGGCAGAAGGCATTCTGCAAAAATTGACGGATACAGACTTGTCTCAAATCGGCGTATTCCGTTTCCAATCCGACGTTCTGGTGGACGGAGTTCCTGCATTGGTCTCCCGAACCGGCTACACCGGAGAAGACGGTTTTGAATTGTATCTGGCTGCCGATCAAGCGGTAAAACTCTGGGACACTCTGCTCGCAGTCGGTGCCGAGGATGGCCTGGTACCATGCGGACTTGGCGCCCGTGATACGCTGCGTTTCGAGGCTAAGCTTCCCCTCTACGGGCAAGAGCTGAGCCAGACGATTACGCCTATCGAGGCTGGCATCGGTTTTGCGGTTAAAGTTGACAAGGAAGTGCCGTTCATCGGTCAGGAAGTGCTCAAGGCACAAAAGGAAAATGGCGCTCCTCGCAAGCTGGTAGGCATTGAAATGATCGACCGAGGCATTCCTCGCACTCACTATCCCGTGTACGTAGGGGAAGAGCTGATCGGGGAAGTCACGACCGGAACCCAGTCCCCTACCTTGAAAAAGAATGTCGGCCTCGCGCTCATCAAAAGCGAGCATGCTGCAGTGGGCACGACACTTGAAGTTGAAATCCGCGGAAAACGACTCAAAGCAGAAGTGGTTGCCGCTCCTTTCTATAAACGTCCAAAAAACTGA
- the gcvPA gene encoding aminomethyl-transferring glycine dehydrogenase subunit GcvPA produces MKYRYLPQTDQDKREMLETLGISSVEELFADIPEEVRSKGAIQIPEALSEPELVKYFTGLANKNVNFSTHANFLGAGVYQHYTPSTVNHMLLRGEFFTAYTPYQPEISQGELQAIFEFQTMVCELTGMEVANSSMYDGATSLAEAAMMAAGHTGKKRVIVSRAVHPEARGVLKTYAYGQNVELIEVGINSDGVTDTQALEAMINDSTAAVIVQYPNFFGNVEDLSVVESIAHGNGALLITSSNPLSLGVLEAPGKLGADIVVGDMQPFGIPASFGGPHCGYFATTTKLMRKMPGRIVGQTKDENGKRGFVLTLQAREQHIRREKATSNICSNQALLALASAITMTALGKQGVQEMAMMNLQKAHYAKQALQAKGLEVVFTSPFFNEFAVKLSKPVAAVNTKLLDAGIIGGYDLGIDYPEFAGHMLLAVTELRTKEEIDQLAQELEAITRA; encoded by the coding sequence GTGAAATACCGCTACCTGCCCCAAACCGATCAGGACAAGCGCGAAATGCTGGAAACACTGGGCATTTCCAGTGTGGAAGAACTGTTTGCCGATATTCCAGAGGAAGTGCGCTCCAAAGGTGCCATTCAAATCCCAGAGGCTCTCTCTGAGCCTGAACTGGTCAAATACTTTACCGGATTGGCCAATAAAAACGTCAATTTCAGCACGCATGCAAACTTCCTGGGTGCCGGCGTGTATCAGCATTACACGCCAAGCACAGTCAACCACATGCTGCTGCGCGGGGAGTTTTTCACCGCATACACCCCGTACCAGCCGGAAATCAGCCAGGGCGAGCTGCAAGCCATTTTTGAATTCCAGACCATGGTTTGCGAGCTGACCGGTATGGAAGTAGCCAACTCTTCCATGTACGATGGTGCGACTTCTTTGGCTGAAGCCGCGATGATGGCAGCTGGACACACAGGGAAAAAACGCGTCATCGTCTCCCGTGCCGTGCATCCGGAAGCGCGTGGCGTTCTGAAAACATACGCATACGGGCAAAACGTGGAACTGATCGAGGTAGGAATCAACAGTGACGGTGTGACCGATACACAGGCACTGGAAGCCATGATCAACGACAGTACTGCTGCGGTGATCGTTCAGTATCCAAACTTCTTTGGTAACGTGGAAGACCTGTCAGTAGTCGAATCCATCGCACATGGAAACGGCGCCCTTCTGATCACATCCTCCAACCCGCTTTCTTTGGGCGTACTGGAAGCCCCGGGCAAGCTGGGAGCTGACATCGTGGTTGGCGACATGCAGCCGTTTGGGATTCCGGCTTCCTTTGGCGGCCCTCACTGTGGCTATTTCGCTACCACCACAAAGCTGATGCGCAAAATGCCAGGCCGTATCGTCGGTCAGACCAAAGACGAAAACGGCAAACGCGGCTTCGTGTTGACATTGCAAGCGCGCGAGCAGCACATCCGTCGTGAAAAAGCGACTTCGAATATTTGCTCCAATCAGGCCCTGCTGGCTCTGGCTTCGGCAATCACCATGACTGCTCTTGGCAAGCAAGGCGTGCAGGAAATGGCGATGATGAACCTGCAAAAAGCTCACTACGCAAAACAAGCGCTGCAGGCAAAAGGACTGGAAGTGGTGTTCACGTCCCCGTTCTTTAACGAATTCGCTGTGAAGCTTTCCAAACCGGTAGCAGCTGTAAACACGAAGCTGCTGGACGCAGGCATCATTGGCGGATACGATCTGGGCATTGACTATCCAGAGTTTGCCGGACATATGCTTCTGGCCGTGACCGAGCTGAGAACGAAAGAGGAAATTGACCAACTGGCGCAGGAATTGGAGGCGATCACCCGTGCATAA